GCGCTTGATGGCCTCCCAGACCGGGATGACGTCGGGGTGCACGTGCGCCGGGTCCACCCCGCCCGGCTCCCAGGTGAGGACCTCCACGTACACCGGAGGCTCGGAGACGCTGCGGAGGACCAGGGGGCGGTCGTCCGTGACGAATCCCAGTGCGTTCAGCGTGGACCAGTTCCTGGCCAGCACCTGCTCGAACTCCGCCTCGGCCCCCGGGCGCACGAAGTAGGTGCCGAGGACGGTCTCGCGCTTGTCATTTTCATCAGCCATGTTGCTTAGATTAAGCGAGTCTGCTGATATTCACAAGCGCTTCCGCCCGCCGCTCCCGGAACGACGAAGGGCCCGACCGCGGTGCGGTCGGGCCCTTCGATCGGTGGTGGGGCGGAGCGCCGAGGACGCTCAGCGCCGGTCGAACGGCTCGAAGTCGTGGCTGAACTGCCAGTCGCTCTGCGCGACGCCGGAGCAGGTGAAGCTCCCGGCCGTGCCGACGCAGCCGCCGTTGTCCCGCTCCAGCGCCCAGAAGGAGAGTTCGGCGATGCCCTGCCGGGCGGCCCACTTCTCCACGAAGAGCGCGTCGGCGGGGGTGAGCACCTCCGGCGGGCCGTAGTCGTCGACGCCGATCATCTCGGTGACGCCGAGCATCTGCCAGAGCTGCGCCTGCGACTTGTGCGGGTAGACCGAGTGCAGTTGGCCGAGGACGGCCTCGGACGCCGTCACGGTGTCCTTGCCCATCTCGTGCGGCAGGCCGTCGTAGTAGTCGAAGGTCATGATGTTGACGATGTCGATCCGGGCGTGGTCGGCCACCGCGTTCTGCAGCACGCCGACGCCCTGCGGGGCGTCCAGGCCGGTCATGTTGGTGCTGAGGGTGTAGACGAACTGCACCGTCCGGTGCTGCCGCGCGGCCCACTGCTCGACCAGGTGGATGGCCTCGTTCCGGCGGTTGATCCCGGCCGGGTCGGTCTCCGAGTTGTCCTCGACGTCGAAGTCGAGCCGGCTGACGCCGTAGGTGGTGATGACCTGCTCGTAGTCGGCGGCGATCCTGGCGACGTCGGTGCAGCTGTCGGCGATCTCCTCCCCGGCGTGGTCGGCGTTGTAGCCGCCGAAGGAGGGGACCACGTCGCCGCCCCGCGCGCGGATCTTCGCGATGTCCGCCCCGAAGGTCGACCAGGCGATCGGCATGGAGGCGTTGCCGTTCCAGTCGAGGTCGCAGGAGCCGGCCGCCGGGGTCTGGATGAACGAAAGGGTGAGGTACTTGTCGCCGGAGGCGGCGGACAGGGCGGCCGGGCCGTTGGCGGTGTTGTCCTCGAAGTAGGGGGCGAAGATGTGCGCGGGCAGGGGGCGGGGAGCCCGGCCTTGGTGCTGCCCGTGGCTCCCGCCCCGGGCGGCGGCCGGCGCTGCGGAGGCGGGGCCGCGAAACCGGTGGCGATCAGCGCGGCTGCCGCGCACGCCGTGCCGACCGTACGAACGTTGATCAACGGTCCTCCAGGCGGCCGGGAGGCCGGGGAGCCGCCCTCAACCAGCCAGATAATTAGGAAAGGTTACTAACGTGGCCGCGACTCTAGGGCTGCCACCCGGGGGCGTCAAGGGGTGGCGAGGGCCGGGCAGGGCGGCGCTGACGACATGTCAAGGCGAGCTGTCGCCCGGTGGGGTGGTTCGTGCGGCCCTCGGCGTGTCAGGGCGGACGAATCATCATATTTGCGACGTAGGCTCTCCCTGTCCCCGACCATGAAGGAGATCCTCGGATGCCGAGTGTGCGGATGGTGCGGTGCGGTGCGGTCGTGGCTCTCGCTGCCTGTGCCCTGGTCCAGGGGCCGACGTCCGACGCGACCGACGCGGACCCCCAGGCGGACGCGACCGCGCTGGTCAGCCCGGGGACCGACCAGCCGATCACCACCGGGCTGCTGCCGGGGGACAGGTTCTACGTGCGGTACCGGCTCACCAGCCGTCAGCAGCACCCGATGCTGGTCGAGGGCGTCACATGGCGGGTCAGTACGTCCAACGAGGCCTGTGACAAGTACTTTCCGGTGGTGGCCCGGAGCGTGCGCGAGCAGTTCCCCAGCGTGGTCGCCCCGCGCGGGCAGTTCGACGCGGGCGACAACGCGACGTTCGAGTACTCCAGCGCGGCGGGCAGCGGCTGCCAGTCCATCGACATCTACGCCACGGCCACCGTCACCGCCGTCCGCGTCCCCAGCACGACCACGGTGACCGGCGGGGACGCGGGGCTCGGAGCGGCCGGACAGTTCACGGCGACCGTGGACAGCGCCTGGCGGCAGACGCCGGGCACGGTCCAGTTCGTCGTCGACGGCAGTGCCTACGGCGCACCGGCCCCGGTCCTGAACGGCAGGGCGGAGCTCGCGTCGGCCGGTCTCGCGGCCGGCACCCACGTGGTCCTCGCCCGCTACACGCCCACGGACGCGGGACCTGAGGGATCGGTCTCCCGTCCCGCCGCGTTCCATGTGACGACCGACGCCGCGACGGCCGCGCCGTCCCCGGAGCCGGCCCCCGCGCCGGTAGCGGTGCCAATGCCGGTGCCGGTGCCGGTGCCGGTGCCGGTGGCGGCGCCAATGCCGGTGCCGGTGCCGGTGCCGGTGCCGGTGGCGGCGCCAATGCCGGTGCCGGTGGCGGCGCCAATGCCGGTGCCGGTGGCGGCGCCCGCGCCGGTGACTGCGCCGGCGCCTCCGGCCCCCGTTCCGCTCCCCAGCACCCCGACACCGGCGCCCTCCCTGGTCCTCCCGGTGACCGTGCCTGCCCCCGCACCCCCGCGCATCCGCCCGTCCCCGCGCCGATCGCGCCCGTCCCCGCGCCGCCCGCGCCGATCGCGCCCGCGCCGCCCGTCCCCGCGCCGATCGCGCCCGCGCCCGCACCGGCCCCGATCGGCGCCCGTCCCGCGCCCGCGCCCGTGCCGGTCGTCAGGCCGAGCAGCGCGGCGGTCGCTCCGGTGGCGGTCGCTCCACAGCCCGCCGGTGCGCTCCCCGCCGCTGCCGCCTCCGTTGCCCGCCCGATGCCGGCGCCCGCGTCGTCCGGCATCCATACCGCGCCGATCAACCTTCCGGGCGGCGCCTCCGCGCTCGGCGTGCCGCCGTGGCGACGGCCCGACCCCCGTCGCGCGATCGGCTGAACCGGACACCGGTCGGGGTCGATCCGCTGTCCGCGAACTGCTGAACGATGGTGGGCCGGACCGGATCGGCTGGTCCGAACGGAGGCCGTCGAGCCGTTGCCGGAGCGGTATCGGATCGTAGGCGCAGCAGGCCGGGCGCTGCGGGCGCGCTCGCTGGAAAATGCCCGCGAATCGGCGGAATGACCTGAGGGCCACCGGGGTTGACCGAGCTGACGGCGTGGGGCAGATCGTGAACGTCCCTCGCACCGAACGAGGAAGGACCGGACTCCATGCAGATCGGCATCATCGGCGCAGGACACATCGGCGGCAACCTCACCCGACGGCTCACCGCGCTCGGGCACCAGGTGGCTGTCGCCAACTCACGCGGCCCGGAGACCCTGAGCGACCTGGTGGCGGAGACCGGGGCCACGGCGGTGACCGCGACCGAGGCGGCCCGCGGGGCGGAGATCGTGGTCGTCACGATCCCGCTGAAGAACGTCCCCGACCTTCCGGACGACCTCTTCGCCGAGGCGGCCGAGGGATTCGCGGTGATCGACACCGGTAACTACTACCCGCAGCAGCGCGACGGGCGGATCGCCGCGATCGAGGAGGGCCAGACCGAGAGCGGCTGGACCCAGCAGCACCTCGGGCACCCCGTGGTCAAGGCCTTCAACGGCACCTATGCGCAGGACATCCTGGACAAGCCGCAGCCGGCCGGTACGCCGGGCCGGGTGGCACTGCCGGTGGCCGGCGACGACGAGGCCGGCAAGCGGATCGTCCGGGACCTGATCGACGAGCTGGGCTTCGACACCGTCGACGCCGGCCGAATCGACGAGTCCTGGCGCCAGCAGCCCGGCACCCCCGTGTACGGGCTGGCCGCAGACGTGGAGGCGATCCGCAAGGCGCTGGCCGAGGCGAGCCCGGAGCGTCCGGCCGACTTCCGGGCCTGACCGCCAGGAGGTTCCGTCGGTCCTGACGAACGGTCAGGAGCAGTCCGGACGAAGGACGTCGGCCGCCCCGGGGCGGTCGGCGTCCGCTCCGCCGCGCCCGGGTCGCGCACAGTCAGCAGTAGTGGCCGGCCCGAACCGCGCCCGCGCCGTCGTCAGCCCTGCACCGCAACGGTGGGCCT
The Streptacidiphilus albus JL83 genome window above contains:
- a CDS encoding chitinase, which produces MRGSRADRHRFRGPASAAPAAARGGSHGQHQGRAPRPLPAHIFAPYFEDNTANGPAALSAASGDKYLTLSFIQTPAAGSCDLDWNGNASMPIAWSTFGADIAKIRARGGDVVPSFGGYNADHAGEEIADSCTDVARIAADYEQVITTYGVSRLDFDVEDNSETDPAGINRRNEAIHLVEQWAARQHRTVQFVYTLSTNMTGLDAPQGVGVLQNAVADHARIDIVNIMTFDYYDGLPHEMGKDTVTASEAVLGQLHSVYPHKSQAQLWQMLGVTEMIGVDDYGPPEVLTPADALFVEKWAARQGIAELSFWALERDNGGCVGTAGSFTCSGVAQSDWQFSHDFEPFDRR
- a CDS encoding Ig-like domain-containing protein, producing MDSAWRQTPGTVQFVVDGSAYGAPAPVLNGRAELASAGLAAGTHVVLARYTPTDAGPEGSVSRPAAFHVTTDAATAAPSPEPAPAPVAVPMPVPVPVPVPVAAPMPVPVPVPVPVAAPMPVPVAAPMPVPVAAPAPVTAPAPPAPVPLPSTPTPAPSLVLPVTVPAPAPPRIRPSPRRSRPSPRRPRRSRPRRPSPRRSRPRPHRPRSAPVPRPRPCRSSGRAARRSLRWRSLHSPPVRSPPLPPPLPARCRRPRRPASIPRRSTFRAAPPRSACRRGDGPTPVARSAEPDTGRGRSAVRELLNDGGPDRIGWSERRPSSRCRSGIGS
- a CDS encoding NADPH-dependent F420 reductase — encoded protein: MQIGIIGAGHIGGNLTRRLTALGHQVAVANSRGPETLSDLVAETGATAVTATEAARGAEIVVVTIPLKNVPDLPDDLFAEAAEGFAVIDTGNYYPQQRDGRIAAIEEGQTESGWTQQHLGHPVVKAFNGTYAQDILDKPQPAGTPGRVALPVAGDDEAGKRIVRDLIDELGFDTVDAGRIDESWRQQPGTPVYGLAADVEAIRKALAEASPERPADFRA